The Kineothrix sp. MB12-C1 genome includes a window with the following:
- the clpX gene encoding ATP-dependent Clp protease ATP-binding subunit ClpX: protein MSDFNNNGDNNNEENNNRNKNNNEDIQNKDHKEYENDEVKSDGGEKEDDRGSMKDFSNSGKETDYEDVCFICRRPERRTGKMFKLPNNISVCNDCMHKTMDTVSQFDYQGMLNNPSLNEELNKLNGGKGMPNISFVNLADLQGDGGIPNKQKIKKKKQQTSEAPVLDIKNIPAPHKIKAQLDEYVVGQEKAKKIISVAVYNHYKRVATGTMDEIEIEKSNILMLGPTGSGKTYLVKTLARLLDVPLAITDATSLTEAGYIGDDIESVVSKLLAAADNDVEKAEKGIIFIDEIDKIAKKKNTTSRDVSGESVQQGMLKLLEGAEVEVPVGANSKNAMVPLTTINTKNILFICGGAFPDLEEIIKQRLNKRTSIGYTAELKDKYDKDKNILSKVAVEDIKKFGMIPEFIGRLPIICTLEGLSKEMFIKILKEPRNAILKQYQKLLELDEVQLMFDDGALEAIAEKAMNKETGARALRAIIEEFMLDIMYEIPKDDNIGRVTITREYIENTGGPVIDIRSNSVELPENLNVIEQ from the coding sequence ATGAGCGATTTTAATAATAATGGAGACAATAATAACGAAGAGAACAATAATAGGAATAAAAATAATAATGAAGATATTCAAAATAAGGATCATAAAGAATATGAGAATGATGAAGTGAAATCTGATGGAGGGGAAAAAGAAGACGATCGCGGAAGCATGAAGGATTTTAGCAATTCGGGAAAAGAAACTGATTACGAAGATGTTTGTTTTATATGCCGCAGACCGGAGAGAAGGACGGGGAAGATGTTCAAGCTTCCCAATAACATATCTGTATGTAATGACTGTATGCATAAGACGATGGATACGGTCAGCCAATTCGATTACCAAGGGATGTTGAATAATCCTAGTCTGAATGAAGAGTTGAATAAGCTAAATGGCGGTAAGGGAATGCCTAATATCAGCTTCGTGAATCTGGCAGATTTACAAGGGGACGGCGGTATCCCGAATAAGCAGAAAATAAAGAAGAAAAAACAACAAACGAGCGAAGCGCCGGTGCTGGATATTAAGAATATTCCTGCCCCTCATAAAATAAAGGCACAGCTCGATGAGTATGTGGTAGGGCAGGAGAAGGCAAAAAAGATTATTTCCGTAGCAGTTTACAATCACTATAAGCGTGTGGCTACCGGTACGATGGATGAAATCGAGATTGAAAAATCTAATATTTTGATGTTGGGGCCTACAGGAAGCGGAAAGACCTATTTGGTAAAGACTTTGGCAAGGCTGCTGGATGTTCCTCTTGCCATAACGGATGCCACTTCACTAACGGAGGCAGGTTATATCGGAGATGATATTGAAAGTGTGGTATCTAAGCTCCTTGCCGCCGCAGATAATGATGTGGAGAAAGCTGAGAAAGGAATTATTTTTATCGATGAAATCGATAAGATTGCTAAGAAGAAAAATACAACATCCAGAGATGTCAGCGGAGAGTCTGTACAGCAAGGAATGCTTAAGCTGTTGGAAGGTGCGGAAGTAGAAGTTCCTGTGGGTGCTAATAGCAAAAATGCCATGGTACCTCTTACTACGATCAATACGAAGAACATTCTTTTTATCTGCGGCGGAGCGTTTCCTGACCTGGAGGAAATTATTAAGCAGCGTCTGAATAAGAGAACCTCCATAGGCTATACTGCAGAACTGAAAGATAAATATGATAAAGATAAGAATATATTAAGCAAGGTGGCTGTGGAAGATATTAAGAAGTTCGGTATGATTCCTGAATTCATCGGACGTCTGCCGATTATCTGTACGCTGGAAGGCTTGTCGAAGGAAATGTTTATTAAGATACTGAAAGAGCCCAGAAATGCTATTTTAAAACAGTATCAGAAGCTGTTGGAGCTGGATGAGGTACAGCTTATGTTCGATGATGGCGCTTTGGAGGCGATTGCTGAGAAGGCTATGAATAAAGAAACCGGGGCAAGGGCGCTCCGCGCTATTATTGAAGAATTTATGCTGGATATTATGTACGAAATCCCTAAGGATGATAATATAGGAAGGGTAACTATTACGAGGGAATATATTGAAAATACAGGAGGGCCTGTAATTGACATTCGCAGTAATTCTGTAGAATTGCCGGAGAATCTTAACGTAATCGAGCAATAA
- a CDS encoding glycosyltransferase family 2 protein — MKEIDVIIPVYKPDKAFLMLIDSLQNQTVSIGKIIIINTEQKYFDRLVYGTPFFEKNKNVVITHIGKKEFNHGASRNLGVSKSQAPIFVMMTQDALPGDEHLIENLVRPLGKEEAAVSYARQLPADDCNEMERFMRAFNYPAKSVEKSARDIQRLGIKTYFCSNVCAAYKREVFDALGGFVKCTIFNEDMIYAAGAIKAGYLIAYAADAKVIHSHNYTCRQQFHRNFDLGVSQADHPEIFEGVPSEKEGIALLKSLTRHLWKNRKRGKIPVFYINSAFRYAGFLLGKKYKRLPMALVMKCTSNKDYWGQIRRIKVTI; from the coding sequence ATGAAGGAAATAGATGTGATTATCCCTGTATATAAACCGGACAAGGCTTTTTTGATGTTAATAGACAGCTTGCAGAATCAGACAGTTTCCATAGGGAAGATTATTATTATCAATACGGAGCAGAAATATTTCGACCGCCTGGTATATGGGACTCCATTTTTTGAGAAGAACAAGAATGTAGTTATTACCCATATTGGGAAGAAGGAGTTCAATCATGGCGCATCCAGAAACCTGGGGGTGAGTAAGTCGCAGGCTCCTATTTTCGTTATGATGACACAGGATGCACTTCCGGGAGATGAGCATCTAATTGAGAATCTGGTGCGGCCGCTGGGGAAAGAGGAGGCCGCCGTCTCCTATGCAAGGCAGCTTCCGGCAGATGATTGTAATGAAATGGAACGATTTATGCGGGCCTTCAACTATCCTGCGAAAAGTGTGGAAAAGTCAGCGCGGGATATACAGCGGCTGGGGATAAAAACTTATTTCTGTTCCAATGTGTGTGCGGCATATAAACGAGAGGTATTCGATGCCCTCGGAGGTTTTGTGAAATGTACAATTTTCAATGAGGATATGATCTATGCGGCGGGAGCGATAAAGGCAGGATATCTGATTGCTTATGCGGCAGATGCTAAAGTGATTCATTCTCACAACTATACTTGCAGGCAGCAGTTTCATCGTAACTTTGACTTGGGGGTATCTCAGGCGGATCATCCTGAGATTTTTGAGGGGGTTCCTTCGGAGAAGGAGGGTATCGCTCTTTTGAAAAGTTTGACAAGGCATTTGTGGAAGAATAGAAAGAGAGGAAAGATTCCGGTATTTTATATAAATAGTGCTTTCCGCTACGCGGGATTTTTACTCGGAAAGAAGTATAAGAGGCTACCTATGGCTCTCGTTATGAAATGTACATCGAATAAGGACTATTGGGGACAGATACGAAGAATAAAGGTAACTATCTGA
- a CDS encoding undecaprenyl-phosphate glucose phosphotransferase, producing the protein MIKDNQRYFNRLHLLVDAVVVALSYSLAWLIKFKTPFADTEPGISALSVEIYFSALYFIVPGYVLLYYFFNMYTPKRATRRKYEISSIIKANTVAIFLFMVVLFAIKQEHFSRSLIVIFYVINIILATLFRSLIRNGLQYFRKKGYNLKYILLVGYSRAAEEYITRINANPQWGYVVRGILDDKVPSGTLYKGVKVLGRIDNLLYILPENKLDEIAVTLALEDYNRLERIVDLCEKSGVHTKFIPDYNSLVPSRPYTEDLMGLPVINIRYVPLTNTLNWIAKRAVDVMGSLCGIIISSPLMLIAAILVKCTSRGPVIFKQERVGLHNKPFKMYKFRTMELQKPSQEQKAWTVKDDPRVTRIGKIMRKTSLDELPQLFNILAGEMSLVGPRPERPLFVEKFKEEIPRYMIKHQVRPGLTGWAQINGYRGDTSIRKRIEYDIFYIENWTMGLDIKIMFLTIFKGFINKNAY; encoded by the coding sequence ATGATAAAAGATAACCAAAGGTATTTCAATAGATTACACCTGCTGGTGGATGCGGTTGTCGTAGCACTTTCCTATTCACTCGCATGGTTAATAAAGTTTAAGACGCCCTTCGCAGATACAGAGCCTGGTATTTCTGCGCTCTCTGTGGAGATATATTTTAGTGCGCTTTATTTTATTGTGCCCGGATATGTTTTGCTTTATTATTTCTTTAATATGTATACTCCGAAGCGGGCTACCAGACGGAAATATGAGATATCGAGTATTATTAAAGCGAATACGGTAGCAATATTTCTGTTTATGGTGGTGTTATTTGCTATTAAGCAAGAACACTTTTCCCGCTCTTTAATTGTTATATTTTATGTAATTAATATTATTTTAGCTACGTTGTTCCGGTCATTGATTCGTAATGGCCTGCAATATTTCCGCAAAAAAGGGTATAATCTAAAGTATATTCTGTTAGTGGGATATTCCAGAGCAGCAGAGGAGTACATTACGCGAATCAACGCCAATCCTCAATGGGGATATGTGGTGCGGGGAATCTTAGACGACAAAGTACCGAGCGGTACCTTATATAAGGGTGTGAAGGTGTTAGGAAGAATTGACAACCTGCTTTATATTTTGCCGGAGAACAAGCTGGATGAAATAGCCGTTACTTTGGCACTTGAAGATTACAATAGGTTGGAGAGAATCGTAGATTTGTGCGAGAAGTCCGGTGTGCATACGAAATTTATTCCGGATTATAACAGTCTTGTACCGAGCAGGCCGTATACGGAGGACTTGATGGGACTTCCGGTAATTAATATTCGTTATGTGCCTTTGACCAATACGTTGAATTGGATAGCAAAACGGGCAGTCGATGTGATGGGTTCCCTTTGTGGAATTATTATATCTTCGCCGCTCATGCTTATTGCAGCTATTTTAGTGAAGTGTACAAGCCGTGGACCGGTGATTTTCAAGCAGGAACGCGTGGGCCTTCATAATAAACCATTCAAAATGTATAAATTCCGTACGATGGAGCTGCAAAAACCTTCTCAGGAACAAAAGGCATGGACAGTGAAAGATGATCCCCGTGTGACGCGAATCGGAAAGATTATGAGAAAGACGAGTTTGGACGAGCTTCCCCAGTTGTTCAATATATTGGCAGGGGAGATGAGCCTTGTAGGTCCAAGGCCGGAGCGTCCGTTGTTTGTTGAAAAGTTCAAAGAAGAAATTCCCCGATATATGATTAAACATCAAGTGCGGCCCGGACTTACCGGTTGGGCACAGATTAATGGGTATAGAGGCGATACCTCTATAAGAAAACGTATTGAATATGATATATTTTATATAGAAAATTGGACGATGGGGCTGGACATTAAAATCATGTTTTTGACGATTTTCAAAGGCTTCATCAATAAGAATGCTTATTAA
- a CDS encoding LCP family protein yields MATNSKKSGRSEDTKMNSKSKKMSAKEKERRKRKKIVLFIVEIFILLIMVGVLYFVLKGEKVGKVELNADKLVINEEVKQREETTNMKGYRNIALFGVDSTTGALTKNTRSDTIMIASINLDTGNCKLVSVYRDTYLNLSNDTYNKCNSAYAKGGPEMAINMLNMNMDMNITDFITVGFAGLTDTIDALGGIMVDVDSAEIHHLNSYQFTMAEDLKRPYKEVTETGYQLLSGLQATAYCRIRYTAGDDFKRAERQREVLMAVADKAKTASPATLNQIANDVFSEIYTSLDLTEILELLGGISKYNIVDQAGFPYEQYRTTGTIGSKGSCVIPVDLKENVEWLHKFLFDEEYTVSSDVQSYSDKIKSDTASYIR; encoded by the coding sequence ATGGCTACAAATTCTAAAAAAAGTGGAAGAAGCGAAGATACTAAGATGAATAGCAAAAGCAAGAAAATGTCGGCAAAAGAAAAAGAGAGGAGAAAAAGAAAAAAGATTGTTCTCTTTATTGTAGAAATTTTCATATTGCTCATTATGGTAGGTGTGTTGTACTTTGTTCTTAAAGGTGAAAAAGTAGGTAAAGTTGAGTTAAATGCAGATAAGCTCGTGATTAACGAAGAAGTAAAACAAAGAGAAGAGACAACGAATATGAAGGGCTATCGCAATATCGCTTTATTCGGTGTGGATTCCACTACAGGAGCTTTAACGAAGAACACACGAAGTGATACCATTATGATTGCTTCCATTAACTTGGACACAGGAAATTGTAAGCTCGTTTCCGTATATCGTGATACCTATTTGAATTTAAGTAATGATACTTATAATAAGTGTAATTCTGCTTATGCCAAGGGCGGTCCGGAGATGGCGATTAACATGTTGAATATGAACATGGATATGAACATCACAGACTTTATCACCGTAGGATTCGCAGGACTTACAGATACGATCGATGCGCTTGGCGGTATTATGGTAGACGTGGATAGTGCGGAGATTCATCATTTGAATAGTTATCAGTTCACGATGGCAGAGGATTTGAAGCGCCCTTATAAAGAAGTAACAGAAACAGGCTATCAGCTTTTGAGCGGTCTTCAGGCAACAGCATACTGCCGGATTCGTTACACGGCAGGAGATGACTTTAAGCGTGCAGAACGTCAGAGAGAAGTGCTGATGGCAGTAGCGGATAAGGCGAAGACGGCATCCCCGGCCACTTTGAATCAGATTGCTAACGATGTATTCAGCGAGATTTATACATCTCTCGATTTGACAGAAATCCTTGAGCTGTTAGGTGGTATCAGCAAATATAATATCGTGGATCAGGCCGGATTCCCCTACGAGCAGTATAGAACGACAGGGACGATTGGCTCTAAGGGAAGCTGCGTTATTCCGGTTGATCTGAAAGAGAATGTGGAATGGCTCCATAAGTTCTTATTCGATGAAGAATACACCGTATCTTCGGATGTACAGTCATACAGCGATAAAATAAAGAGTGACACCGCTTCCTATATCAGATAA
- a CDS encoding S8 family peptidase translates to MNNIMACREQMLSNDYMEITLDYIAPVGLVTAPGSCYEVIDEQFVVLLVDRNLVSTISISELTYTAVPKLYGLMQVEASPGEAVFDPLSLIRSGILQVQRAPLSLTGRGVVLGFVDTGIRYDLDVFRRPDGTSRILAIWDQTIQDGEPPEGFSYGTLYTNEQINEALQSDDPLSIVPSTDTDGHGTAMASVAAGSTVNFGLSFIGAAPDADIVMVKCREAKPYLRDYYFIPEGVPAYSGTDIGMAVKYLENFTEIGSRPVVISIGMGSNMGDHAGNSILSRYLNRVAEKRNRTVIICGGNEGNAGHHFSSLITMSARLVVETVEMRVDAGEVGFLVELWGAPPNVLSVAIRSPGGEVIPAIDYRSKTTRNFSFIYERTRVTVDHLLVEERTGEQVVVFRFEDPTPGVWTFNIVVEGDSDYSEINMWLPITDFLVGDTRFLRSTPYTTLTEPSLARFTITPSTYDDTNDSFFIESGRGFSRAAETKPDFAAPGVNVSTALGDRTGASISAAITAGAAAQFMQWAVVQNNVPLANTNQVKSYFIRGARRDVEVVYPNRSWGYGQLDIERTFRIIAGTIGG, encoded by the coding sequence GTGAATAATATTATGGCTTGCAGAGAACAAATGCTGTCAAATGATTACATGGAGATTACGCTGGATTATATTGCGCCTGTTGGCCTAGTGACAGCGCCGGGCTCTTGTTATGAAGTGATTGACGAACAATTTGTTGTGTTGTTAGTTGATAGGAATCTTGTTTCTACTATCAGCATTAGCGAACTTACTTATACTGCTGTTCCGAAGTTATATGGGTTAATGCAAGTGGAAGCTTCTCCCGGAGAAGCTGTTTTCGATCCGCTAAGTTTAATAAGATCAGGGATTCTTCAAGTGCAAAGGGCTCCTTTATCCTTAACAGGAAGAGGGGTGGTCCTGGGCTTTGTGGATACGGGCATTCGTTATGATTTGGATGTATTTAGGCGGCCGGACGGTACTTCCAGGATTCTGGCTATATGGGATCAGACCATTCAGGATGGGGAACCTCCTGAAGGATTCTCTTATGGCACTCTTTATACGAATGAACAAATTAATGAAGCGTTGCAAAGTGATGATCCTTTATCTATCGTCCCATCTACGGACACAGATGGGCATGGAACGGCCATGGCTAGCGTAGCGGCAGGGAGCACCGTAAATTTTGGTCTTTCCTTTATCGGCGCAGCACCGGATGCGGATATTGTTATGGTAAAATGCCGAGAGGCGAAGCCGTATTTACGCGACTATTATTTTATTCCGGAAGGAGTTCCGGCCTATTCCGGAACGGATATTGGAATGGCGGTCAAGTATTTGGAGAACTTTACTGAAATAGGAAGCAGGCCAGTGGTTATAAGTATCGGCATGGGGAGTAACATGGGAGATCATGCCGGGAATTCAATTTTGTCTAGATATTTGAATCGTGTAGCGGAGAAACGAAATCGTACAGTGATTATATGCGGAGGTAATGAGGGCAATGCCGGACATCATTTCAGCAGTTTGATTACAATGAGTGCCAGACTTGTAGTGGAAACGGTAGAAATGAGAGTTGATGCCGGAGAAGTTGGATTCTTAGTGGAGCTGTGGGGGGCTCCCCCTAACGTATTGAGTGTTGCTATCCGCTCCCCGGGGGGAGAAGTGATTCCTGCTATCGATTACCGAAGTAAGACAACAAGAAATTTCTCGTTTATCTATGAGAGAACGAGGGTAACCGTAGACCATCTTTTGGTGGAGGAACGAACAGGGGAACAGGTCGTTGTGTTCCGCTTCGAAGATCCGACACCGGGAGTATGGACATTTAACATAGTGGTTGAGGGGGATAGTGATTACTCTGAAATTAATATGTGGCTCCCCATCACAGATTTCTTAGTTGGTGATACTCGCTTTTTGCGTTCTACGCCCTATACCACACTGACAGAACCGTCTTTGGCTCGATTCACTATTACCCCATCCACTTACGATGACACTAACGATAGTTTTTTTATAGAATCGGGAAGGGGATTTTCCAGAGCGGCGGAAACGAAGCCGGACTTTGCGGCTCCGGGTGTTAATGTATCGACGGCGCTTGGAGATAGAACCGGTGCGAGCATATCGGCAGCCATTACAGCGGGAGCAGCAGCTCAATTCATGCAATGGGCGGTAGTGCAGAACAATGTACCGTTGGCTAATACGAATCAAGTGAAAAGTTATTTTATACGTGGTGCGAGAAGAGATGTGGAGGTAGTCTATCCGAATCGGTCCTGGGGATATGGACAACTGGATATTGAACGTACTTTCAGGATAATTGCAGGAACGATAGGAGGATAA
- a CDS encoding glycosyltransferase family 2 protein produces MIIRMNATIVIPNYNGKAYLASCLQSIYEGTTVPKVIVADNGSSDGSLALIEENYPQVQIIRFPDNQGFCTAVNAGIRATDTKYVILLNNDTRAEAHFVEELVKSIEKKPNAFSVSAKMLSMKEPDIIDDAGDLYCALGWAFALGKGKVKEYCDKEREIFAACGGASIYRRYLFERIGYFDENHFAYLEDMDIGYRAKIFGYRNYFTPKAIVYHAGSAVSGSRYNEFKVKLSSRNSIYLVFKNMPLLQLLVNLPFLLPGFLIKFLFFVKKGLGKTYFLGLLRGIGLSFSREGKQNKVKFQMENINNYMRIQLELWINMAFLSL; encoded by the coding sequence ATGATTATTAGAATGAATGCAACGATTGTGATCCCTAATTATAATGGAAAAGCTTATCTCGCCTCTTGTTTGCAATCGATATATGAAGGCACGACGGTTCCGAAAGTCATTGTTGCAGATAACGGTTCCTCCGATGGAAGCCTTGCTCTTATCGAGGAAAACTATCCTCAGGTACAGATAATAAGATTTCCTGATAACCAGGGATTTTGTACGGCGGTGAATGCGGGAATACGCGCAACAGATACAAAGTATGTTATTTTATTGAACAATGATACAAGAGCGGAGGCACATTTCGTGGAAGAGTTGGTGAAATCCATTGAGAAGAAGCCGAATGCTTTTTCCGTCAGTGCGAAAATGCTCTCCATGAAGGAACCGGATATCATTGATGATGCAGGTGATTTGTACTGTGCTCTCGGTTGGGCGTTCGCCCTGGGAAAAGGAAAAGTAAAGGAGTACTGTGATAAGGAGAGGGAAATCTTCGCAGCTTGTGGCGGTGCGTCTATTTACCGGAGGTACCTTTTTGAAAGAATCGGTTATTTCGATGAAAATCATTTCGCTTATCTGGAAGATATGGATATCGGATATCGGGCGAAGATTTTCGGATACCGGAATTATTTTACGCCAAAGGCAATCGTTTATCATGCAGGCAGCGCGGTAAGCGGTTCCCGATATAATGAATTTAAGGTGAAACTTTCCTCCAGAAACAGCATATATTTAGTTTTTAAAAATATGCCCTTGCTGCAGCTGCTTGTGAATCTTCCGTTTTTACTTCCCGGATTTCTCATAAAATTCTTATTTTTTGTTAAAAAGGGACTTGGAAAAACTTATTTTCTCGGCTTGTTGCGAGGTATCGGTTTATCCTTTTCACGAGAAGGAAAACAAAATAAAGTGAAGTTTCAAATGGAAAATATAAATAACTATATGAGAATACAGCTTGAACTATGGATAAATATGGCTTTTTTATCTTTATAG
- a CDS encoding S1C family serine protease, producing MYENNYPNDYEKKNSLPGSAEGKPEETGLNGQSTGEYGTGYYNTNTSAYGNGSYRYGNNYNYIENAYRAGNGYGTGESANKPPVREKKEKKSGGYFKKALVAVSLGLFFGICAGAGFVAVESATGAFRSNIMTATSEATQNVKDISDGVKTTAETIAETAQNIDAVPGGETTAVVTDVSNVVTAVMPAIVSINNIYTETTSFFGQSMQSEGTAAGSGIIVGESDTELLIVSNYHVVEGADKLMVQFADGSEVQAQMKGSDPDMDLAVIAVDLEQVEASTRNAIAVATLGDSDALTVGEPAIAIGNSLGYGQSVTVGVISALDRVINLSGGNGRVTDSDASFIQTDAAINPGNSGGALLNLRGEVVGINSNKIGGSVVEGMGYAIPISAAKPIIQDLMLKETRAKVAQENKGYLGISPLTVVDEMAETYGMPKGVYVSQVYEGTAAETAGIKKGNIITEFDGNKVTSAEDLLSMMEYYAAGDTVNVTIMQGSPNGWDSQAVTVTLGGRADIDVNN from the coding sequence ATGTATGAAAATAATTATCCAAACGATTATGAAAAGAAAAATTCGTTGCCTGGTTCAGCAGAAGGAAAACCGGAAGAAACTGGATTAAATGGACAAAGTACCGGCGAATACGGTACGGGCTACTATAATACAAACACTTCCGCTTATGGCAATGGCAGTTACCGTTACGGAAATAACTATAATTATATTGAGAATGCTTATCGAGCAGGCAATGGCTATGGCACCGGAGAAAGTGCAAATAAGCCTCCTGTCAGAGAGAAAAAGGAGAAAAAATCAGGCGGATATTTTAAGAAAGCGTTAGTCGCGGTAAGCCTGGGGTTATTCTTCGGAATTTGCGCCGGAGCCGGATTCGTTGCGGTAGAATCGGCAACAGGCGCCTTCAGAAGTAATATAATGACAGCCACATCGGAGGCAACACAGAATGTGAAAGACATCTCGGACGGTGTGAAAACAACGGCGGAGACAATTGCAGAAACCGCTCAGAATATAGATGCAGTACCGGGTGGGGAGACTACAGCGGTAGTTACAGATGTTAGCAATGTAGTGACAGCAGTAATGCCGGCTATCGTTTCTATTAATAATATTTACACAGAGACAACTTCTTTCTTCGGACAGTCCATGCAAAGTGAAGGAACGGCGGCTGGTTCAGGCATTATTGTGGGGGAAAGTGATACAGAGCTTTTAATTGTATCCAATTATCACGTGGTAGAAGGAGCCGATAAATTAATGGTACAATTCGCTGATGGTTCAGAGGTGCAGGCCCAGATGAAAGGATCTGATCCTGATATGGACTTGGCAGTTATCGCGGTAGACTTGGAACAGGTGGAAGCCTCTACAAGAAATGCGATTGCAGTTGCGACCCTTGGAGACAGCGATGCTTTGACCGTAGGAGAACCTGCCATCGCCATCGGTAATTCCTTAGGATATGGGCAGTCTGTAACGGTAGGTGTTATCAGTGCGCTTGACCGAGTTATCAATTTATCCGGTGGGAATGGTAGGGTAACGGATTCCGATGCTTCTTTTATACAGACGGATGCAGCTATTAATCCGGGTAATTCAGGCGGTGCCCTTCTCAATCTGCGCGGTGAGGTAGTTGGTATTAATTCCAATAAGATTGGCGGTTCTGTAGTGGAAGGAATGGGGTATGCAATTCCCATTTCCGCAGCGAAACCAATTATTCAAGATTTGATGTTAAAAGAAACGAGAGCAAAAGTAGCACAGGAAAATAAAGGTTATCTTGGTATTTCTCCTCTTACCGTAGTGGATGAGATGGCGGAGACCTACGGAATGCCTAAGGGGGTATATGTGTCACAAGTATACGAAGGTACAGCCGCAGAGACAGCCGGAATTAAGAAAGGCAATATCATTACGGAATTCGATGGTAATAAAGTGACGAGTGCTGAGGATTTATTAAGCATGATGGAATATTATGCGGCAGGAGATACGGTTAACGTTACAATTATGCAAGGAAGTCCTAACGGTTGGGACAGCCAGGCTGTTACTGTTACTCTTGGCGGAAGAGCGGATATAGATGTCAATAATTAA
- a CDS encoding glycosyltransferase family 2 protein, with protein MEKCEKMRSAIIKVSNLKKTFYYLKKNGIKNAYYAVLERIGREKAAAYSYQEPEAHVLRTQRRESEELPYTFSILVPAYETNASYLREMVDSVLAQTYSQFELIIADASRSPEVQKVIEAYKDERIRYTRLKENKGISENTNAALEIARGEYIGLLDHDDVLTPDALYEMAAAIEEAKREGKEAWMLYSDEDKGNGDCTVFYDPHVKPSLNVDLLLSNNYICHFLVMKKELMQDLKFRAKYDGAQDFDLVLRAVGKLLYENGENGKKRESIRHIPKVLYHWRCHTGSTAENPESKRYAYDAGKRAVEDFIAKRGWKGKVEHTLHLGFYRINYEGGIFAQRSDVGIIGGKVLDSRKRIVGAIYDKKGNNSYEGLHKEYSGYMHRASLSQEAYAVDIRGIKVRRELQGLFEEIMGVPYLEDPVTGLFAYQSCGKVLEPRQQSMNLCQKMRQVGYTIVFTPEITTVLKGKV; from the coding sequence ATGGAAAAGTGTGAGAAAATGAGAAGTGCCATAATAAAAGTAAGCAATTTAAAGAAGACCTTTTATTATCTGAAGAAAAATGGAATAAAGAATGCATATTATGCGGTGCTGGAACGGATTGGAAGAGAAAAGGCGGCAGCCTATTCCTATCAGGAACCGGAAGCACATGTGCTTCGCACCCAGCGCCGGGAGTCTGAGGAGCTGCCTTATACTTTTAGCATCCTTGTGCCCGCTTATGAGACGAACGCTTCTTATCTGAGGGAAATGGTGGATTCAGTGCTGGCTCAGACCTATTCTCAGTTCGAGTTGATCATAGCGGATGCCAGTCGGTCCCCGGAGGTGCAGAAGGTGATAGAAGCCTACAAGGATGAGAGAATTCGCTATACTAGGCTTAAGGAGAATAAAGGGATTTCCGAGAATACCAATGCTGCCCTCGAAATAGCCCGGGGAGAATACATTGGTCTGCTCGATCATGATGATGTTCTCACGCCGGATGCTCTTTATGAAATGGCGGCAGCCATTGAAGAAGCAAAAAGGGAAGGCAAGGAAGCATGGATGCTGTATTCTGACGAGGATAAGGGAAATGGAGATTGTACAGTATTCTATGACCCACATGTGAAACCGTCCCTAAATGTTGATTTGTTGTTATCCAACAACTATATTTGTCACTTTCTTGTGATGAAGAAGGAACTGATGCAAGACTTGAAGTTTCGTGCGAAGTACGATGGAGCTCAAGATTTCGACCTTGTGCTGCGCGCCGTAGGAAAGCTTCTTTATGAGAATGGTGAGAACGGTAAGAAGAGGGAATCCATCCGCCATATTCCTAAAGTGCTATACCATTGGCGCTGCCATACCGGTTCTACCGCAGAGAATCCGGAAAGTAAACGCTATGCCTATGATGCCGGAAAAAGAGCGGTGGAAGATTTCATTGCGAAGCGGGGCTGGAAAGGGAAGGTAGAACATACCCTCCATCTTGGATTCTATCGAATCAATTACGAAGGCGGTATCTTTGCACAGCGTTCGGATGTAGGAATAATCGGCGGTAAGGTATTGGACTCCCGTAAAAGAATAGTAGGGGCTATTTACGATAAGAAAGGAAACAATAGTTACGAAGGTCTTCATAAGGAGTATAGCGGTTATATGCATAGAGCTTCTCTTTCGCAAGAAGCCTATGCCGTGGATATACGCGGTATAAAAGTGCGAAGAGAGCTTCAAGGCCTGTTTGAAGAAATTATGGGTGTCCCATATCTTGAAGATCCTGTTACTGGACTTTTTGCATACCAATCATGTGGAAAAGTGTTAGAGCCCAGACAACAAAGTATGAATCTTTGTCAAAAGATGCGGCAAGTTGGTTATACTATTGTTTTTACCCCGGAAATAACAACAGTATTAAAGGGAAAGGTATGA